A single window of Castor canadensis chromosome 3, mCasCan1.hap1v2, whole genome shotgun sequence DNA harbors:
- the Pex2 gene encoding peroxisome biogenesis factor 2, whose product MVPREENTQSTNRVLRISQLDALELNKALEQLVWSQFTQCFHGFKPGLLARFEPELKAFLWLFFWRFTIYSKNATVGQSVLNIQYKNNFSSSLRYQPPSTNQKLWYAICTIGGRWLEERCYDLFRNHHLASFRRVKQCMNFVVGLIKLGDLINFFIFLRKGKFATLTERLLGIHSVFCKPQNIREVGFEYMNRELLWHGFAEFLIFLLPLINIQKLRAKLSSWCIPLTGASNSDSTLATSGKECSLCGEWPTMPHTIGCEHIFCYYCVKSSFLFDMYFTCPKCGTEVHSVQPLKSGIEMLEVNAV is encoded by the coding sequence ATGGTTCCCAGAGAAGAGAATACACAGAGTACAAACAGAGTGCTCAGAATAAGTCAGTTGGATGCGCTTGAACTAAATAAGGCCCTGGAGCAGCTAGTTTGGTCCCAGTTTACTCAGTGCTTTCATGGATTTAAGCCAGGGCTGTTAGCTCGCTTTGAACCAGAATTGAAAGCATTCTTGTGGCTTTTCTTTTGGAGATTCACCATCTACTCCAAAAATGCCACTGTAGGACAGTCAGTTTTGAATATtcagtacaaaaataatttttcttcgaGCCTGAGATATCAGCCGCCAAGTACAAATCAGAAACTCTGGTATGCTATTTGTACAATTGGTGGGAGGTGGTTAGAAGAACGATGCTACGATTTATTTCGAAACCATCATTTAGCATCATTCAGGAGAGTCAAGCAGTGCATGAATTTTGTGGTTGGACTTATAAAATTAGGTGATTTGATtaacttctttattttccttcgAAAGGGAAAGTTTGCAACTTTGACAGAACGTCTCTTAGGCATTCATTCTGTATTTTGCAAGCCCCAAAACATCCGTGAAGTCGGCTTTGAGTATATGAATAGGGAACTTCTCTGGCATGGTTTTGCtgagtttcttatttttcttttaccacTCATCAATATCCAGAAGTTGAGAGCCAAGTTATCCTCGTGGTGTATCCCTCTTACTGGTGCTTCTAATAGTGACAGTACATTAGCTACCAGTGGCAAAGAATGTTCTCTGTGTGGAGAATGGCCCACCATGCCTCACACCATAGGATGTGAGCACATCTTTTGTTACTACTGTGTTAAAAGTAGTTTCTTATTTGACATGTACTTTACATGTCCTAAGTGTGGCACAGAGGTACACAGTGTGCAGCCTCTGAAATCAGGAATTGAGATGTTAGAAGTAAATGctgtttaa